The Thiothrix subterranea genome has a segment encoding these proteins:
- a CDS encoding cell envelope integrity protein TolA, with protein MNMNSVSVHTFNKTSIAKQGQLLLAGIVMSSLLTACGGSSGPSAEELAAQAALAAQVAANKAAADAATAAALVQAAADKAAADAKAEEERQAALTAARKETQDSVKQVETDTKAAQAASSIAGYALLQAKQQGAAYPEVAEALAETQAFADQAKQAVEQALAQKALATAAATNAETALSLADVTAFAEQAKNAALSTKEARVAAEKARDATQKAAAEVSAGVKLAEAARRYAKLDASGNELPLNATSWSCLKDKQTGLVWETKTDDGSFRDKDWRYRHMHNYGGYGNTVDTKGQVLCRGLDTCDAYSYMNAVNGAGLCGRNSWRIPLKSELGSIAQINGGGTPPHINQEVFPDIVYKPYVAAYCAMNTNTGADAEHNYQGVDYGLPLLNGTQTKENLENSILIPLRYYGEIKDGLVDNPGNASNWICYTRMVSSR; from the coding sequence ATGAATATGAACAGTGTCAGCGTTCATACGTTCAATAAAACCTCTATCGCTAAACAAGGGCAGTTACTCTTGGCGGGCATTGTAATGTCATCATTGCTCACCGCTTGTGGTGGCAGTAGCGGGCCTTCCGCAGAAGAATTGGCTGCACAAGCAGCGCTTGCTGCCCAAGTAGCAGCGAATAAAGCGGCAGCGGATGCGGCAACAGCGGCAGCACTGGTTCAGGCCGCAGCCGATAAAGCGGCGGCAGATGCCAAGGCAGAAGAGGAGCGCCAAGCTGCGCTAACAGCAGCGCGTAAAGAAACTCAAGACAGTGTAAAGCAGGTAGAAACCGATACCAAAGCAGCACAGGCAGCCAGTTCTATTGCCGGATACGCGCTATTACAAGCTAAACAGCAAGGCGCAGCTTACCCAGAAGTTGCTGAAGCATTAGCCGAAACACAAGCATTTGCTGATCAAGCTAAGCAGGCTGTCGAACAAGCACTGGCACAGAAAGCTTTGGCGACGGCAGCGGCAACCAATGCGGAAACTGCCCTAAGCCTTGCAGACGTGACAGCATTTGCCGAACAAGCTAAAAATGCTGCGCTCAGTACCAAAGAAGCCCGCGTCGCTGCGGAAAAAGCACGTGATGCCACGCAAAAAGCAGCAGCAGAAGTCAGTGCTGGCGTTAAACTTGCGGAAGCTGCCAGGCGTTACGCCAAATTGGACGCCAGTGGTAATGAATTACCACTTAACGCAACGTCATGGTCTTGCTTGAAAGACAAGCAGACCGGCTTGGTTTGGGAGACCAAAACCGATGATGGCAGTTTCCGGGATAAAGATTGGCGTTACCGTCACATGCATAACTATGGCGGTTATGGCAATACAGTGGATACGAAAGGTCAAGTATTATGCCGTGGGCTTGATACGTGTGATGCTTATTCTTACATGAATGCGGTGAATGGTGCGGGATTATGTGGCAGAAATTCTTGGCGTATTCCGCTGAAAAGTGAGCTGGGCAGTATTGCGCAAATCAATGGGGGCGGCACACCCCCGCATATTAATCAGGAAGTTTTCCCCGATATTGTCTATAAACCCTATGTTGCTGCTTATTGCGCGATGAATACCAACACGGGGGCTGATGCCGAACACAACTACCAAGGTGTTGATTATGGCTTGCCGTTATTAAACGGTACCCAAACCAAAGAAAACTTGGAAAACAGTATTTTGATTCCTTTGCGTTATTACGGGGAAATCAAAGATGGTTTGGTGGACAACCCTGGTAATGCATCTAACTGGATTTGTTACACCCGTATGGTGAGTTCTCGTTAA
- a CDS encoding IS701 family transposase has product MNQTRLDLYTDYLTVTFGYATATGLSQLLDGEISHDAISRFLSGDEYTSKDLWKQVKKTVREVESADGILIIDDTVQEKPYMDENDLICWHYDHCKGRNIKGINLLNCLYHSNGASIPVAFELIRKPFRFCDIKTRQEKRCSDVTKNEQMRSMIDTCIQNQLKFSWVLNDIWFASAENMEHIKEKRQKDFIMALKSNRLVALSEKDRKENRYTRLDQLAWTEQKAITGYLKGLTFPVKLARQIFTNKDGSTGILYLVCSQLAVEWDEITTTYQKRWKVEVFHKSLKSNAAFAKSPAHTAKTQANHLFASIVAVFKMECLTISKHLNHFALRAKLYAKAIRGAFDELQVLRAA; this is encoded by the coding sequence ATGAACCAAACACGTCTTGATCTCTACACCGACTACCTAACCGTGACTTTTGGCTACGCCACAGCAACGGGTTTATCCCAACTATTGGACGGCGAAATTAGCCACGATGCGATCAGTCGTTTTCTTTCGGGGGATGAATACACCTCGAAAGACCTGTGGAAACAGGTAAAAAAGACCGTCAGGGAGGTCGAATCAGCCGATGGCATCCTGATCATCGACGATACGGTGCAAGAAAAGCCCTACATGGACGAAAACGACCTGATTTGTTGGCATTACGACCACTGTAAAGGACGCAATATCAAGGGAATCAACTTGTTAAACTGCCTGTATCACAGCAACGGCGCATCCATTCCGGTTGCATTTGAACTGATACGGAAGCCATTCCGTTTCTGCGACATCAAGACCCGCCAAGAAAAACGGTGCAGCGATGTCACCAAAAATGAGCAAATGCGCTCCATGATTGACACCTGCATTCAAAACCAACTGAAATTTTCATGGGTGTTGAACGACATTTGGTTCGCCTCCGCCGAGAATATGGAACACATCAAGGAGAAACGGCAAAAGGACTTCATTATGGCATTGAAAAGTAACCGATTAGTCGCATTAAGCGAAAAAGATCGGAAGGAAAACCGTTACACACGGCTCGACCAATTGGCATGGACAGAACAAAAAGCCATCACGGGCTACTTGAAGGGGCTAACCTTCCCCGTCAAGCTCGCTCGGCAAATCTTTACGAACAAAGACGGCAGCACTGGCATTTTGTATCTGGTTTGTAGCCAGTTGGCGGTAGAGTGGGACGAAATCACGACAACCTACCAAAAACGGTGGAAAGTCGAGGTCTTCCATAAATCGCTCAAATCCAATGCGGCATTTGCGAAATCCCCTGCACACACCGCTAAAACACAAGCGAATCACTTATTCGCCTCCATCGTCGCTGTCTTCAAAATGGAGTGTTTGACCATCAGCAAGCATCTTAACCACTTTGCTTTACGGGCAAAACTCTACGCCAAGGCAATTCGGGGCGCTTTTGATGAGCTACAGGTGCTTAGGGCTGCGTAA
- a CDS encoding Lcl C-terminal domain-containing protein produces MNMNKINVHTLNKSTAAKQGQLLLAGIVMSSLLTACGGSSGPSAEELAAQAAIAAQAAADKAAADAATAAALVKAEEDRQANMATARQQIKDIAGQVETDTKATQSANSIAGYSLLLAKQEGSSYPEAAGALAETQAFADQAKQATDQALAQKALVTTAVSDADTVTTLDGIQALLQQVQAAALSVKAARTAAEQARDATQKAAEQVRAEVKLAEASKRYTKLDSAGNVLPASAPSWECVKENATGKVWESKTNDNGLRDRDWRYRHFHNYAGYASTRDSTGAILCQVLGNCDAYSYVNAVNNSGGLCGRSQWRLPTMEELLNLVQVNDNGQRPNIDLKFFPDTVNAANKAAYCSENLARMATDCGYPAGTPVNKSADGRIECNYQGVDYGLPISADNARGGSMVALRHYGEVPDGLPTYSTNNWICYARLISN; encoded by the coding sequence ATGAATATGAACAAAATTAACGTTCATACGCTTAATAAAAGCACGGCTGCAAAACAAGGGCAGTTACTACTGGCGGGCATTGTAATGTCATCATTGCTCACTGCTTGTGGTGGCAGCAGTGGGCCTTCCGCAGAAGAATTGGCGGCGCAAGCCGCGATTGCAGCACAGGCCGCAGCCGATAAAGCAGCGGCGGATGCTGCAACAGCGGCAGCACTTGTTAAGGCAGAAGAGGATCGCCAAGCTAATATGGCGACGGCTCGTCAACAAATCAAAGATATTGCTGGTCAGGTGGAAACCGACACCAAAGCAACACAATCGGCTAATTCGATTGCGGGCTATTCGTTATTGCTTGCTAAACAGGAAGGCTCAAGTTACCCAGAGGCGGCTGGCGCATTAGCCGAAACACAGGCATTTGCGGATCAGGCTAAACAAGCAACGGATCAAGCGCTGGCACAGAAAGCCTTAGTAACGACGGCTGTAAGCGATGCCGACACTGTGACAACGCTCGATGGCATTCAGGCGTTGTTACAGCAAGTGCAAGCGGCAGCACTTAGTGTGAAAGCGGCACGAACGGCAGCAGAACAAGCGCGGGATGCTACGCAAAAAGCGGCGGAACAAGTCAGGGCTGAAGTTAAATTGGCAGAGGCTTCTAAACGCTATACGAAGCTTGACAGTGCAGGCAATGTGCTGCCTGCTTCTGCTCCGTCATGGGAATGTGTTAAGGAAAATGCTACCGGGAAAGTGTGGGAATCCAAAACGAATGATAATGGGCTACGTGACCGTGACTGGCGCTATCGGCATTTTCACAATTATGCCGGTTATGCCAGCACTAGGGACAGCACTGGCGCAATATTGTGTCAGGTGCTTGGCAATTGTGACGCTTACAGTTATGTGAATGCCGTCAACAACTCCGGCGGCTTGTGTGGCAGATCGCAATGGCGTTTGCCAACCATGGAAGAGCTGTTGAATTTAGTCCAAGTGAATGATAACGGGCAACGCCCCAACATTGACTTGAAATTTTTCCCGGATACAGTCAATGCGGCTAATAAAGCTGCCTATTGTTCTGAAAACTTAGCACGCATGGCTACGGATTGCGGGTATCCCGCAGGAACACCAGTGAATAAGAGTGCTGACGGGCGCATTGAATGTAACTATCAAGGCGTCGATTATGGTTTACCAATCAGTGCTGATAACGCGCGCGGTGGCAGTATGGTGGCATTGCGTCATTACGGCGAAGTGCCGGATGGCTTGCCGACTTATTCCACTAATAACTGGATTTGTTATGCCCGACTGATTAGCAACTGA